The following are encoded in a window of Passer domesticus isolate bPasDom1 chromosome 30, bPasDom1.hap1, whole genome shotgun sequence genomic DNA:
- the LOC135287635 gene encoding olfactory receptor 14J1-like, which translates to MSNSSSISHFLLLALADTRQLQLLHFCLLLGISLAALLGNGLIISAVACGHHLHTPMFFFLLNLALSDLGSICTTVPKAMHNSLWDTTTISYTGCAAQLFFFLFFLTAEFSLLTIMCYDRYVSICKPLHYGTLLGSRACAHMAEAAWASAFLNALMHMANIFSMPLCHGNALGQFFCEIPQILKLSCSKSHLRELGLLAVSICLVFGCFVFIVFSYVQIFRAVLRIPSEQGRHKAFSTCLPHLAVVSLFISTGTFAHLKPSSMSSPSLDLSLSVLYSVVPPALNPLIYSLRNQELKDAVRRLMTGWFHKN; encoded by the coding sequence atgtccaacagcagctccatcagccacttcctcctgctggcattggcagacacgcggcagctgcagctcctgcacttctgcctcttgctgggcatctccctggctgccctcctgggcaacggcctcatcatcagcgccgtagcctgcggccaccacctgcacacgcccatgttcttcttcctgctcaacctggccctcagcgacctgggctccatctgcaccactgtccccaaagccatgcacaattccctctgggacaccaccaccatctcctacacaggatgtgctgcacagctctttttctttctcttctttctaaCAGCAGAAttttccctcctgaccatcatgtgctacgaccgctacgtgtccatctgcaaacccctgcactacgggaccctcctgggcagcagagcttgtgcccacatggcagaagctgcctgggccagtgcctttctcaatgctctcatGCACATGGCCAATATATTTTCCATGCCCCTGTgtcatggcaatgccctgggccagttcttctgtgaaattccccagatcctcaaactctcctgctccaaatcccatCTCAGGGAACTGGGGCTTCTTGCTGTAAGTATCTGTTTGgtatttggttgttttgtgttcattgttttctcctatgtgcagatcttcagggctgtgctgaggatcccctctgagcagggacggcacaaagccttttccacctgcctccctcacctggctgtggtctccctGTTCATCAGCACTGGCACATTTGCCCACCTGAAGCcctcctccatgtcctccccatccctggatctgtccctgtcagttctgtactcggtggtgcctccagccctgaaccccctcatctacagcctgaggaaccaggagctcaaggatgcagtgaggagactgatgactggatggtTTCACAAGAattaa